Genomic segment of Streptomyces longhuiensis:
GGTCTCGTTACGCGTGCGACGACTGCGCAGCACTGTAATCGACGGGGCGTATGCGGTTGAGAGCCGAAGCGGCACAGGCGAAGTCGCCCTTGAGGCCAATTCACCCGCTTTTCTTCCGCAAACCGGACGATGTCCCGGGGCGCGGCCCGGGCACCTGCGGTGCGCCGCCGCTCGACGGCCGTCCGACGCGCGCCGTTCACCGTGCGTTGGCTCACGCATCGCCGGACACCCGGAACATCCGCACCATGACGCAGATGACTCGTGTCAGGGCCTCCTCGTACGCCCTGGCCGCCGCGCTCCTCGTGGGCCTCTCCGCACCCGTCGCCGCCGCGCACCCCGCCTCCCACGGGCACACGTCGCACCACCGCGTCCCGTTCACGGCGGCGACCGTGACGGCGGCCGAGGACGGCTCCTCCTACACGGTCGCGTGGACGGCGCCCGGGGCGCGGCACGTGGCGGTCCGCGCGGGCGGCCGCACCGTCGCCTCCGGCGGCTCGTCCGGGAAGGTCACCGTGCGCGACCTGCCCGCCGCCGACCGCCAGTGGTTCGACCTGGTCCCCGACCGCGGCCGGGGCCTGCACCTCGCCGACCGCGAGATACGCCTCGACGGCGCGGTCAACTTCCGTGACGCGGGCGGCTACCGCACCACCGACGGGCGCTGGGTGCGGATGGGCGAGATCTACCGCACCGCGTCCCTGGACAAGCTCACGGACAGGGACCTGGCGAAGCTGAAGCGCCTCGGCATCTCCGTGGACTACGACCTGCGTACGCGGCAGGAGCGCACCTCCGCGCCCGACCGCGTCCCCGCCGGCGCCCGCTACGTCGTCGCGGACGTGCTCGGCGACCTCGGAGGCCTGTCCGGCCTGCCCGCGTCGCCGGAGGCATCCGCGCAGCTGATGGTGGACGCGGAGAAGACCATGGTCTCCGCCCCGGCCGCGCGGCAGGCCTACACCGCGGTCCTCCACGGCATCGCGGACGCCGACGGCGCGAACGCCCTGTTCCACTGCACGGCCGGCAAGGACCGCACGGGCTGGGCGAACGCCACGCTCCTGACCGCGCTCGGCGTCCCGCGCGACACGGTGATGGACGACTACCTGGCCAGCAACACGTACCGCGCGAAGGAGAACGCGGCGACGCTCGCCGCGATGCCGCCCGCGCAGGCCGCCGTGTACAAGCCGATGCTGGACGTGCGCCCCGAGTACCTGAACTCGGGCTTCCAGGAGGTGACGAGCCGCTACGGCACGTTCGACCGCTACCTGGACAAGGCCCTCGGCCTCAGCCACCGCGACGTGCGCGACCTGCGCGAGGACCTGCTGGTCGGCTGACGGACCCCCTTCGGCGTCGAGGCCCTCGTTCGGGACGCACATCCCGAACGAGGGCCTCCGCATGCCCTGTTACAGGCTTGGGACGTTCCAACTCCGGGGCCAGTACAACGTTTTCCTTCGGTGGCCCGTCTTTCTTCTCGTAACCACGAACACCCCCACAGGACACCCAGAAGGAGAGGAACAGTGCGCCGCACTCTCGTCACAGCCCTCGCCGTCACCGCGCTCGCCATGCCGCTCGGCCTCGTAGGAGCCGCCGGTACCGCAGCCGCTGCCACACCCGTTCCGCCCCGCGTCCCCGCCATCGACTTCAACCACGACGGGTACCAGGACCTCGTGCTCGGAGCGCCGGGCGCGACCGTCTCCGGCAAGGAGACCGCCGGGGCCGTCTCCGTGGTCTACGGCGGGAAGAACGGGCCGGACATCGCGAACGCCAAGGTCTTCACCCGCTCCACCACCGGGATACCCGGGGCGGCCGAGGAGGGCGGCTACTTCGGCGAGCGCGTCACCAGCGGGGACCTCGACGGGGACTCGTACACCGACCTCGTCGTCGCCGGGCTCGGCGGCGCGCCGAGCGTCGTGCTGTGGGGTTCGGCCGCCGGGCTGAGCGGCCAGGGCAGTGTCGCGCTGCCCACGTCGACCGGGATGTTCGCCGTCGGCGACTTCAACGGCGACGGACACCGCGACCTCGTCACCGACGACTACCCGCGCAGCGACGACCCGGACGACGACAACGCCGGGATGACCATCTCCTACGGCCCCTTCGACCGCAGCGGCAAGCCGGCGAGCCAGGACTCCATCGTCACCAGCCAGACCTTCGGGCCCGGCGACATCGTCGTCGGCGACATGACCGGGGACGGCGCCGACGACATCGTGACGAGCCACGGCTTCGAGGAGTCGGCGTACGCCAGCAAGTTCTGGAAGGGCGGGAAGAACGGGGTCTCGCACACCGCCAAGTCGCTGACCTCGTCGTTCCGCGGGGCCGTCGGTGACGTCGACGGTGACGGGTACGGCGACCTCGTCGTCCACGACATCGGCGACAACTACGAGGACATCCCGTACGAGAAGGGCACCGTCCTCGTCATGTACGGGACCGCCGACGGGCCGTCCACGACCCGCACGAAGACCATCACGCAGGACTCGACGGGCGTGCCCGGGGTCGGCGAGAGCGGCGACATGTTCGGCACCGACATCTCCGCCGGTGACGTGAACGGCGACGGCTACGCGGACATCGCCGTCGGCGTGCCCGGCGAGGCCATCGGCAACATCAAGGACGCCG
This window contains:
- a CDS encoding tyrosine-protein phosphatase — its product is MTRVRASSYALAAALLVGLSAPVAAAHPASHGHTSHHRVPFTAATVTAAEDGSSYTVAWTAPGARHVAVRAGGRTVASGGSSGKVTVRDLPAADRQWFDLVPDRGRGLHLADREIRLDGAVNFRDAGGYRTTDGRWVRMGEIYRTASLDKLTDRDLAKLKRLGISVDYDLRTRQERTSAPDRVPAGARYVVADVLGDLGGLSGLPASPEASAQLMVDAEKTMVSAPAARQAYTAVLHGIADADGANALFHCTAGKDRTGWANATLLTALGVPRDTVMDDYLASNTYRAKENAATLAAMPPAQAAVYKPMLDVRPEYLNSGFQEVTSRYGTFDRYLDKALGLSHRDVRDLREDLLVG
- a CDS encoding FG-GAP-like repeat-containing protein; the protein is MRRTLVTALAVTALAMPLGLVGAAGTAAAATPVPPRVPAIDFNHDGYQDLVLGAPGATVSGKETAGAVSVVYGGKNGPDIANAKVFTRSTTGIPGAAEEGGYFGERVTSGDLDGDSYTDLVVAGLGGAPSVVLWGSAAGLSGQGSVALPTSTGMFAVGDFNGDGHRDLVTDDYPRSDDPDDDNAGMTISYGPFDRSGKPASQDSIVTSQTFGPGDIVVGDMTGDGADDIVTSHGFEESAYASKFWKGGKNGVSHTAKSLTSSFRGAVGDVDGDGYGDLVVHDIGDNYEDIPYEKGTVLVMYGTADGPSTTRTKTITQDSTGVPGVGESGDMFGTDISAGDVNGDGYADIAVGVPGEAIGNIKDAGSVVLLKGGRGGLSGTGSQAFNQSTTAVPGASETGDGFGQKVHLADLNGDGKAELTATAPLEDGTYTDSGAAWVLRGATGGLTTSGITSFGAAAVHVPEKNAQLGQDLIGH